A portion of the Sabethes cyaneus chromosome 3, idSabCyanKW18_F2, whole genome shotgun sequence genome contains these proteins:
- the LOC128742345 gene encoding apoptosis-resistant E3 ubiquitin protein ligase 1: MWSPEAEINSIAFTTMRHSVSASSGISSLSSCGDPDRLPELPPGDEQRLQRAALNLQQKLILREWLKEHRLQHYYSRLISIEVTSLEDVYWLEDSRASQLLGKDWPLWSQARQKLPTSKSNLEALKADLWSTVVKSSQHQDAWTWGGMLVVSVSVAGLVTLAAMTQPSLAPEARHSLLQYVTGKYLLPANCKVHWDWQDPAIVGGTMCFTVRFHQRNGQAYPICDTDQFFVEVTEGTRKIITISELGSPTDPNNANIAKVKFTVRTAGQYKISVLIGSSHIAGSPFVKTFIPGPMDARRSRLIRPASTVVCCAGAPTFLHIEPRDEHGNTCQFTPDCDPIKGYKIDIFDLYGNKSDKHCNAITLSYDKVNSRISLTALFPEPVCLRAVISYENHQIPNGDFDIIVLSSSDTTLVHKNIASRKHNICYEAKLFGIYGQQRWSKPRKVLCYVGPKQVTIKEMILKIIPKRIATFRLCPSTKFHFLPPSNIQVNNSHGAIFIIDDGCQPKIELASKERNVIAATFTHFLLKNIGGSETFKDKQDFFYHEVRKFHSNYYHEKISLKVQRDKILESSMKATKHFSVSDWCGNFEVTFQGEQGIDWGGLRREWFELVCSALFDARGGLFCTFHDKRQALVHPNPNRPSHLKLKHFEFAGKVVGKCLYESALGGTYRQLVRARFSRSFLAQLIGLRVHYKYFEQDDPDLYLSKIKYILDTDLDSSENLELYFVEEIYDAAGQLMKTVELIPNGAKTRVTNATKNQYLDALAQQRLCNNVREEIDSFLKGLNGIIPDNLLSIFDENELELLLCGTGEYSIADFRANHIVNGGSPEFRRVLGWFWAAVGNFSQTEMARLLQFTTGCSQLPPGGFQELNPRFQITAAPTFGNLPTAHTCFNQLCLPDYESYEHFERALMFAISEGTEGFGMV; this comes from the exons GAATCTCATCCCTGTCCAGCTGTGGCGATCCAGATCGGCTGCCGGAATTGCCCCCCGGCGACGAGCAACGATTGCAACGGGCCGCCCTCAATCTGCAGCAGAAGCTAATCCTGCGAGAATGGCTCAAGGAGCACCGACTGCAGCACTACTATTCCAG ACTAATCTCCATCGAGGTCACATCGCTGGAGGACGTCTACTGGCTGGAGGATTCCCGTGCCAGTCAGTTGCTCGGCAAGGATTGGCCCCTCTGGTCGCAGGCACGCCAGAAACTGCCAACCTCGAAGTCCAACCTTGAAGCCTTGAAGGCCGACCTGTGGTCAACGGTTGTAAAGTCGAGCCAGCACCAGGACGCCTGGACATGGGGCGGAATGTTGGTTGTGTCGGTCTCGGTGGCCGGTTTGGTGACGCTGGCCGCCATGACACAGCCCTCGTTGGCCCCGGAAGCAAGACATTCCCTGCTGCAGTACGTGACCGGAAAATATCTGCTACCGGCCAACTGCAAGGTGCACTGGGATTGGCAGGATCCGGCCATCGTGGGTGGAACCATGTGCTTTACGGTGCGATTTCACCAGCGAAACGGTCAGGCCTACCCCATCTGTGATACGGATCAGTTCTTCGTGGAGGTGACCGAAGGAACGCGCAAAATCATAACGATCAGCGAACTGGGATCTCCAACCGATCCGAACAATGCCAACATTGCCAAGGTAAAATTCACCGTCCGAACGGCTGGTCAGTATAAGATCTCGGTGCTGATCGGTTCCAGTCATATCGCTGGAAGTCCATTTGTTAAGACATTCATTCCCGGCCCGATGGATGCCCGTCGATCGCGATTGATTCGACCAGCCAGCACGGTTGTGTGTTGCGCCGGAGCTCCAACATTCCTGCACATTGAACCACGGGACGAGCACGGAAATACCTGCCAGTTCACGCCAGACTGTGATCCAATCAAGGGCTACAAAATCGATATTTTCGACCTGTACGGAAATAAAAGTGATAAGCATTGCAACGCCATCACACTTTCCTACGATAAGGTAAATTCAAGAATCAGTCTGACAGCACTGTTCCCAGAACCGGTATGCCTCCGAGCGGTCATCAGCTACGAAAACCATCAGATTCCGAATGGTGATTTCGACATCATTGTTTTGAGCAGCAGCGACACAACGTTGGTGCATAAAAATATTGCTTCCAGGAAGCACAACATTTGCTACGAGGCTAAGCTGTTCGGTATCTACGGCCAGCAACGCTGGTCCAAACCACGGAAGGTGCTTTGCTACGTTGGACCGAAGCAGGTCACCATAAAGGAGATGATACTCAAAATCATTCCCAAGCGGATCGCCACCTTTCGGCTGTGTCCTTCCACAAAG TTCCACTTTTTGCCCCCATCGAACATCCAAGTGAACAACAGCCACGGAGCGATATTCATCATCGACGATGGCTGCCAGCCGAAGATCGAACTGGCCTCGAAGGAGCGCAACGTGATTGCGGCAACTTTTACCCATTTCCTACTGAAGAACATCGGTGGTTCGGAAACGTTCAAGGACAAGCAGGActttttctaccacgaa GTACGAAAGTTCCATTCCAACTACTACCACGAGAAGATTTCGCTAAAGGTGCAGCGGGACAAAATTCTCGAATCCAGCATGAAGGCAACCAAGCACTTTTCCGTTTCGGATTGGTGCGGTAACTTTGAAGTCACATTCCAGGGTGAGCAGG GAATCGATTGGGGTGGACTGCGGAGGGAGTGGTTCGAGTTGGTTTGCAGTGCCCTGTTCGATGCTCGCGGTGGCCTGTTCTGTACATTCCACGACAAAAGACAAGCGCTCGTTCATCCCAACCCGAACCGGCCATCGCATCTGAAGCTGAAGCATTTCGAGTTTGCCGGCAAGGTGGTCGGCAAGTGTCTGTACGAAAGCGCCCTCGGCGGAACGTACCGGCAGCTGGTTCGGGCGCGATTCTCTCGTTCCTTTTTGGCGCAGCTTATCGGACTGCGCGTGCACTACAAGTACTTCGAGCAGGATGATCCGGATTTGTATCTTTCCAAGATTAAGTACATTTTGGATACGGACCTGGACAGTAGTGAGAATCTGGAGCTGTATTTTGTGGAGGAAATCTACGATGCGGCCGGCCAGCTAATGAAGACGGTCGAACTCATTCCGAACGGGGCCAAAACGAGGGTCACCAATGCGACCAAGAATCAATATTTGGATGCCTTGGCACAGCAGCGGCTGTGCAACAACGTTAGGGAGGAAATCGACAGTTTTCTGAAGGGTCTCAATGGGATCATCCCGGACAATTTGCTTAGCATTTTTGACGAGAATGAACTGGAG CTGTTGTTGTGTGGAACCGGCGAGTACTCTATCGCCGATTTCAGAGCCAATCACATTGTTAACGGAGGTTCCCCCGAGTTCCGTCGGGTGCTCGGATGGTTTTGGGCAGCAGTTGGAAACTTTTCCCAAACCGAAATGGCTCGGCTGCTGCAGTTTACAACAGGCTGTTCGCAGCTGCCTCCGGGAGGATTCCAG GAGCTTAATCCCAGATTTCAAATTACGGCTGCACCGACATTCGGAAATTTACCGACGGCGCACACTTG TTTCAACCAACTTTGCCTGCCGGACTACGAAAGTTACGAACACTTCGAGCGAGCCTTGATGTTCGCCATCAGCGAAGGCACCGAGGGCTTcggaatggtataa